The genome window GGCCGGAAGGGGCTCATCTGCCCGAATTTTACTTCCCGCGTGGCCGCCGGACTTGCCTGCTCCAGCAGCCGGAGGGCGCGCTGCTCCTCGTCCAGCAGGTAGTAGGTGCGGGTGGCGGGCAGGTAGGCGCGCGGTACGGTGTAGCCCAGGGCGCTGGCAAAGCCGGTGTAGCGAAACCGGGCCACAGGCTGCCCGCGCAGGTTCAGCACGAAGGCGTTGGGCTGGTTACGCAGGCGCGGCGGCACCTGCCACTCCATGCTCTCGGGGTGGCCCAGGCTGTCGGTGGTTACCTTATACTCGCCGTACTGGTAGATGGTCAACACGGTAGTATCGGAGAGGAAGCGGGCCAGCACTAGGTCGGCGTGGGGCTTTTGCAGGGGCAGCGGCGGCTGGCCCGCCCGCAGCAGCTGGCCGCAGGTAAGCAGGGCGCCGCCGCGGGGGGCGGGCAGCGGGTCGCAGTCGGCGCGACCCTCCCCGAACTCATTGCCGGCGGACATCCCCCGCACCCTACCCTGCAAGTCTAGCAGGTAAAACACGTACGTGCCCACGTCGCTGCCCGGAATCCCGATTTCCTGCCAGAAGGCCAGCCCGCCTACCTCCGGGTAGTAGCCCAGAAACCGGGGCGGGGTTGGCTCGCTCACCACCACAATATCGGCCCCGACGACCGGGTAAAAATCTGGCTTCTGAAACTCCTTGCGCATAATCGGCTGGCCCGCGGCCGTGGTCAGCACAATCTGGTAGCGGCCCGCGGGCCCGGTTACCAGCCGGTTGCGGGCAAAGTTGCTGTCGGCGGCCAGGGCTTCCCCCACAATGCCACCAGTGGCAATGCGCAGCATGCGGGCCGAGTCGGTGGTGGCGCTCAAGCGCAGGCGGTAGAGTTGCCCGTTGAGGCGGAAGGTAGTGTCGGTGGTGGCCTTACCGGGCAGACTTCTATTTAACCAGTCCACCGTATCAGGCGCCGTCGGGACCGGAATTACCGCTAGTTGTACGGAGTCCAGTACGGGAGGTGGAGTGGCAACTTGCTCGGCGGGCGATGAGGGCTGGCAACCAATCAGGAGGCTAGTAACCAGAGAAACCAGATAGCAGCGACGAGCTACGAAAAGCTGCGGAAAATCAGGCAACATTGGGCAAGAGTAACTAGCGAGAATGCCTTGCGAAGGTAGCATCTGGAATCACACAGAAAGCAGTTTCCACCCTCGCTAGCGTTATCTTTACTACCATATGGTTACTGCCTCCGCCCCTGCTTCCCTCGCCCCCGTCACGGCCCACCCCGATACCACGCCCTTTCTCACGCGCATGGCTCGGGAGTTGGTGGCGAAATATGGCCCCTCGGGCGACCTGTCGGATTTGGTGGTGGTGGTGCCCACCCGCCGGGCCGTGGTGTACCTGCAGAACGAGCTGAGCCTGGCCGCCGAGGCGGGGCAGGCCGTCTGGAGCCCGCGCATTGCGGCCATGGAGGACTACATGGTGGAGCTGGCCGGCGTGCAGGTTGAGGAGCCCATTGCCCTGCAGCTCTTGCTGTTCGAAATTCTGCGCGACATTGACCCCAAGTTGGACTTCGACCAGTTCGTGGGCTGGTCGGGGTTGCTGCTGCAGGACTTCTCTAGCCTCGACCAAAACCTGGCCTCGCCCAAAAAGGTGTTCGAATATCTGAGTCAGGCCAAGGCCCTGGAACGTTGGGAGCTGGGGGCCGAGCCAGCCGCGCAAAGCACCACGGCCGCTTATTTCCGCTTCTGGGACGATCTGGAAAAGGTGTACCGCCGCCTGCGCCGCCGCATGGAGCAGACCCATTTGGCCTACCCCGGCCTTTCCTACCGCCTGGCCGTGAACCGGGTGCAAGATCGGCTGGAAAAGGAGGAAACCCTGCCCCAGCACGTGTTCATTGGCCTGGGCTTGCTCTCGAAGGCCGAGGAAAAGTTAATTCGGTTGCTGCGCAAGGCCCGGCGGGCGGAAGTGTTTTTCGATGCCGATGCCTTTTACCTGGAACGCAACTCGCCCAACCGGGCCGGCCAGCACCTGCGCGAGTACCAGGAGCTGTTCGATTTGCCTTGGGAGAACTTCGGCGGCCCGGCCGAGCTACTGCGCGGACTGCCCCGGGAGGTACGCTTCGTGGGCGTGGCCAATGCCTCCATGCAGGGCAAGGTGGCGGGGCAATTACTGGCCGAGTCCCGGAGGCTGAACCCCACCGCCAAAGTAGCCGTGGTGCTGCCCGACGAAACCCTGCTGCTGCCGGTCCTGCACGGCCTACCCCTGGATGCCGTGCCGGAATATAACGTTACCATGGGCCTTAATTTCCAGAGCACGCCCCTGTTTAACCTAGTGGATTTGCTGTTTGAGGTGCACCTGACGGGCGTGCGGGAAGGCTCCCCGGAAACTGGCTACGGCATCCCGCGCTACCACCATCTGGCCGTGAGCAAACTGCTGCAGCACCCGTTTCTGCGCCGCTACCAGCACTGGCTCGATAAGCAAGAGGATGCCCGGTATCATGGCCTGCTCGACCAGGTGTGCCGGGCCATTGTAAAGCGCCACGCCGTGCTGCTGCCCGCCGAAGAACTGGTGGAGTTAGGCCGCGGCCACGAGCTGATTGAGGCCCTATTTGCTACCTGGAACAACTGCGACGATATTATTGCGGCCTGCTACACCCTCATCAACCTGCTCAAACAGGCGTATCAGGACCAGCATTCGGCCATTGAGGCGGAGTACCTCTACCTATTTTTCACCCTGGTGAAGCGCCTGGATTCGGTGTTCGACTGCCGGGAACAGCGGCTGTCGGTGCGCTCCTTCCGGCGGTTTTTGTACGAGCAGATGAAGGCCACGCGCCTGCCTTTCAGCGGCGAGCCCATTGCCGACGTGCAGGTAATGGGCTTGCTGGAAACCCGGGCCCTCGACTTCGACCACATCATCATTCTGAGCTGCAACGAGAATGTGCTGCCGGCCCCCAAGCGCCACAGTTCTTTGTTTCCCTACGACGTGCTGACCACGTTCCAGCTCCCTACCTACGCCGACCACGAAGCCGCCACGGCCCACCAGTTCTGGCGCCTCCTGCAGCGGGCCCGCCAAGTAGATCTGCTCCACATTCTGCCCGGGGCCGAGGGCACCCGCACCGGGGAGCGAAGCCGCTTTCTGCTCCAGATTGAAAACGACCTAGCCGTGCAAAACCCCGGCCTGGTCCTGCGCGACTTGACCGTCACGTCGGAGGCAGCGGCTAGCGACAGTTCAGGAAAATCCGTTGCTGCGTCAACGCAGGCTACCCGCCAACCGCCAATAGCTACCAGCTCCAAAGATGCGCCCGACCTAGTGCTGGAGAAAGATACCGGCATGCTGCTGGCCCTGCGCGACGTGCTAACCAAAGGCCTCTCGCCCACCGGCCTGAACCAGTATCTAAACTGTTCCCTGCAGTTTTACTTCCAACGGGTAGCCCATTTCCGCGAAAACGACGAGGTAGAAGAAGCCCTGGGTCCCGACGGGTTTGGTACGGTAGTGCACGAGGCGCTGGAGGAGTTGTTCGGTCCGTTTCAGCAGAACAAGCAACCCGTTACGGCTCAAGATATTACGGGTCTCGTGAAGCTGGCGCCCATCATGGTAGCCAAGGCGTTGCGCCGCGAGGAAGACGGCCGCCACGCCCGCGCCGACGAAGGCCTAAACCACGTGCTGGGGCAGGTAGCCAGCCAGCTAGTGCGCCGCTACCTGGAAAGCCTGCTCGAACAACCCGACGCCTTGCCGCTGCTCATCCAGAGCCAGGAAGAAGCCCTGCAAACCACCGTGTACGTGCCCCTGCCTACCGGCGAAAAACTGCCCGTGAGTTTGGTCGGTTTTGCTGACCGCGTAGACCAACTCCCCGACGGCCGCCTGCGGGTGGTTGACTACAAAACCGGCATGGTAGAGAAGTACCACCTGCAACTGCTCAAGCGCGGCGAAGGCCCCGCCGACGCTGTGCAGCGCCTGCTCACCGACGCCACGCCCGCCGCCGACAAGGTGCGTCAGCTCTGGCTTTACCGCTTCCTGCTGGCCCAGGGCGGCCGCCCCGCCGCCGATGCCGCCATCATTTCCCTGCGCAACCTCGGGGCCGGCCCCATGTCCGCGGATATGAGCTTTCTGACGGCTGATAACCAAGATTTCGTGCAGCACAGCGAGCAGCTCCTGAGCCAGCTCGTCAACCGCATCCTCGACCCCGAGGAGCCCATCCGCAAAACCGACGACCTGGAGAAGTGCCAGTACTGCCCCTACCGCGGCATCTGCGCCCGGTAACGACCCATTGTTGCGTACTAGGGCTAAAGTCTAGTTCCCCTCCTCCGCGGAGGAGGGGTTAGGGGTGGTTGATGATACCAGAACAATAACTGGCAACTCACCTTAGAAACT of Hymenobacter sublimis contains these proteins:
- a CDS encoding PD-(D/E)XK nuclease family protein produces the protein MVTASAPASLAPVTAHPDTTPFLTRMARELVAKYGPSGDLSDLVVVVPTRRAVVYLQNELSLAAEAGQAVWSPRIAAMEDYMVELAGVQVEEPIALQLLLFEILRDIDPKLDFDQFVGWSGLLLQDFSSLDQNLASPKKVFEYLSQAKALERWELGAEPAAQSTTAAYFRFWDDLEKVYRRLRRRMEQTHLAYPGLSYRLAVNRVQDRLEKEETLPQHVFIGLGLLSKAEEKLIRLLRKARRAEVFFDADAFYLERNSPNRAGQHLREYQELFDLPWENFGGPAELLRGLPREVRFVGVANASMQGKVAGQLLAESRRLNPTAKVAVVLPDETLLLPVLHGLPLDAVPEYNVTMGLNFQSTPLFNLVDLLFEVHLTGVREGSPETGYGIPRYHHLAVSKLLQHPFLRRYQHWLDKQEDARYHGLLDQVCRAIVKRHAVLLPAEELVELGRGHELIEALFATWNNCDDIIAACYTLINLLKQAYQDQHSAIEAEYLYLFFTLVKRLDSVFDCREQRLSVRSFRRFLYEQMKATRLPFSGEPIADVQVMGLLETRALDFDHIIILSCNENVLPAPKRHSSLFPYDVLTTFQLPTYADHEAATAHQFWRLLQRARQVDLLHILPGAEGTRTGERSRFLLQIENDLAVQNPGLVLRDLTVTSEAAASDSSGKSVAASTQATRQPPIATSSKDAPDLVLEKDTGMLLALRDVLTKGLSPTGLNQYLNCSLQFYFQRVAHFRENDEVEEALGPDGFGTVVHEALEELFGPFQQNKQPVTAQDITGLVKLAPIMVAKALRREEDGRHARADEGLNHVLGQVASQLVRRYLESLLEQPDALPLLIQSQEEALQTTVYVPLPTGEKLPVSLVGFADRVDQLPDGRLRVVDYKTGMVEKYHLQLLKRGEGPADAVQRLLTDATPAADKVRQLWLYRFLLAQGGRPAADAAIISLRNLGAGPMSADMSFLTADNQDFVQHSEQLLSQLVNRILDPEEPIRKTDDLEKCQYCPYRGICAR